The Primulina eburnea isolate SZY01 chromosome 8, ASM2296580v1, whole genome shotgun sequence genome contains a region encoding:
- the LOC140839955 gene encoding tetraspanin-3-like, translating to MRASNHLIGLLNFLTFLLSIPILGGGIWLSSRANNTDCLKFLQWPLIVIGVSIMVVSLAGFAGACYRNTFLMFLYLWAMFFIIAALVGFIIFAYAVTDKGSGQPVMNRVYLEYYLGDYSGWLKDRVASESYWGKISSCIRDSHACRKIRRNVGGFPETPEMFYLRKLNPIESGCCKPPTSCGFAYNNETFWTDGGLTGNDLDCQRWSNDQSQLCYDCDSCKAGVLASLKKSWRKVSVINIVVLIILAIVCVVACAAFRHNKQMDNDEPYGETRMEKERPSRIHF from the exons ATGAGAGCCAGCAACCACCTGATAGGCCTCCTCAACTTCCTCACTTTCTTGCTTTCAATCCCCATCCTCGGCGGCGGGATATGGCTGAGCAGCCGAGCCAACAATACCGACTGCCTCAAGTTCCTGCAGTGGCCACTCATCGTCATAGGCGTATCCATCATGGTGGTCTCACTCGCGGGCTTCGCCGGCGCGTGCTACCGCAACACCTTCCTCATGTTCCTCTACTTGTGGGCCATGTTCTTCATTATCGCCGCTCTTGTTGGATTCATCATCTTCGCGTATGCTGTCACGGACAAAGGATCGGGTCAACCGGTCATGAACCGGGTCTATTTGGAGTACTACTTGGGGGATTATTCGGGCTGGTTGAAGGATCGCGTGGCGAGTGAGAGCTACTGGGGTAAGATTAGCTCTTGCATTAGGGATTCGCATGCCTGCAGAAAGATCCGGAGGAATGTTGGGGGTTTCCCGGAGACTCCAGAAATGTTCTATCTAAGAAAACTCAACCCTATTGAG TCCGGATGTTGCAAACCTCCTACATCATGCGGATTTGCGTACAACAATGAGACATTCTGGACAGACGGAGGGCTAACAGGAAACGACCTAGACTGCCAGCGATGGAGCAACGACCAGTCGCAACTTTGTTATGACTGCGACTCGTGTAAAGCTGGCGTGCTGGCCAGCCTTAAGAAGAGCTGGCGAAAGGTCTCCGTTATCAACATCGTCGTGTTAATCATCCTAGCTATCGTTTGTGTGGTTGCCTGTGCAGCCTTTAGGCACAACAAACAAATGGACAATGATGAACCGTATGGCGAGACTCGAATGGAGAAGGAAAGGCCTAGCAGAATACACTTTTAA
- the LOC140839954 gene encoding E3 ubiquitin-protein ligase RSL1 isoform X2: MESADFEADPNFRSIAAAQRIELMEAKALDSDLDFAFNLQLQEAISASLSLQNQPSTSTTAGPPDQLNPPKSRDDFTNFTDLQSEELLKLDQELKDFAISETEFSRLKTDLHRRMHDHKMALQISKMSDDEWEDWGDDFEVPFGEGSSKGANAEIFRIYTKGLAERQLPKGNVLGGIGVAICDSKDELLFELRKPLVGNVMSRQFAELRALIEGLNAAIELELHRVVFFCDYYPIYKFITRRWAAKQRKVSALVNQVFELQEKFSYCRPAIVTRNDIKFAFKLAREAIVTQLTKRAELSSSSNLYETCVICFEDANINQIFTVDDCLHRYCFSCMKQHVEVKLLHGMLPKCPHEGCGTELKIGSCSKFLTQRLTEIMYHRIMEASIPITEKIYCPYPKCSALMSKTEVLEYSKNALVGAEKSGNRKCIKCNSNFCINCKVPWHDNMGCLEYKKRNPYPQPEEVKLKNLAATNMWRQCVKCNHMIELAAGCYHMTCRCGYEFCYTCGAEWRNKEATCHCPLWVEENILDEDFSDEEEEEDDEDDDDDDDEEYDESDSDYY; encoded by the exons ATGGAGTCGGCGGACTTTGAGGCGGACCCTAACTTTCGATCCATCGCCGCTGCCCAGCGCATTGAACTGATGGAGGCCAAAGCCCTGGATTCCGACCTGGATTTTGCCTTCAACCTCCAACTTCAGGAGGCCATCTCCGCCTCTCTTTCCCTGCAAAACCAACCATCCACCTCCACCACTGCCGGACCCCCTGACCAATTGAATCCTCCGAAGTCGAGAGACGACTTTACGAACTTCACTGACCTCCAGTCCGAGGAACTCCTCAAACTCGATCAGGAATTAAAGGACTTTGCTATCTCGGAAACAGAGTTTTCTAGACTGAAGACTGATCTCCACCGTCGGATGCACGATCACAAAATGGCACTTCAAATCTCGAAAATGTCCGATGACGAGTGGGAGGACTGGGGCGATGATTTCGAAGTTCCTTTCGGAGAAGGCAGCTCCAAGGGAGCCAATGCCGAGATTTTTAGGATTTACACGAAGGGTTTGGCGGAGAGGCAACTTCCGAAGGGGAATGTTCTTGGAGGGATTGGCGTTGCAATATGTGATTCAAAGGATGAACTGCTGTTTGAGCTGCGAAAACCCTTAGTGGGCAATGTGATGAGCCGGCAGTTTGCCGAACTTAGGGCACTAATCGAGGGTCTGAATGCTGCGATAGAATTGGAACTCCATAGGGTCGTCTTTTTCTGTGATTACTATCCGATATACAAGTTT ATCACACGCCGGTGGGCAGCGAAACAGAGAAAAGTTTCGGCATTAGTCAATCAAGTCTTCGAACTTCAAGAAAAATTTTCTTACTGCAGGCCAGCTATTGTGACTCGAAATGATATCAAGTTTGCATTTAAACTTGCAAGAGAAGCTATAGTTACTCAGTTGACGAAACGTGCAGAATTGAGTAGTTCTAGTAACTTGTATGAGACATGTGTAATTTGTTTCGAAGATGCAAATATTAACCAGATCTTCACCGTCGATGACTGCTTGCACCGATATTGCTTTTCTTGCATGAAACAGCATGTGGAAGTGAAGTTACTACATGGGATGTTACCTAAATGTCCGCATGAGGGCTGCGggactgaactgaaaatcggcAGTTGTAGCAAATTCTTGACACAGAGGCTGACGGAAATTATGTATCATCGCATAATGGAGGCTTCAATTCCCATCACAGAGAAAATCTATTGCCCTTACCCAAAATGTTCGGCTTTAATGTCTAAAACGGAGGTTTTAGAATATTCCAAGAATGCCTTAGTGGGAGCAGAAAAATCTGGAAACCGGAAGTGCATAAAATGCAACAGTAACTTTTGCATCAATTGCAAGGTGCCATGGCACGATAACATGGGTTGTTTGGAATACAAGAAGAGAAATCCTTATCCCCAGCCAGAAGAAGTGAAGTTGAAGAATTTGGCCGCAACAAATATGTGGCGTCAGTGTGTCAAGTGCAACCATATGATTGAACTTGCTGCTGGGTGCTACCACATGACTTGCAG ATGTGGCTATGAATTTTGCTATACTTGTGGAGCGGAGTGGAGAAACAAGGAAGCAACTTGTCACTGTCCACTTTGGGTTGAAGAAAACATTTTAGATGAAGACTTTAGCGACGAAGAGGAGGAAGAAGATGATGAGGACGACGACGACGACGATGATGAAGAGTACGACGAGTCGGATTCTGACTACTACTG A
- the LOC140839954 gene encoding E3 ubiquitin-protein ligase RSL1 isoform X1, producing MESADFEADPNFRSIAAAQRIELMEAKALDSDLDFAFNLQLQEAISASLSLQNQPSTSTTAGPPDQLNPPKSRDDFTNFTDLQSEELLKLDQELKDFAISETEFSRLKTDLHRRMHDHKMALQISKMSDDEWEDWGDDFEVPFGEGSSKGANAEIFRIYTKGLAERQLPKGNVLGGIGVAICDSKDELLFELRKPLVGNVMSRQFAELRALIEGLNAAIELELHRVVFFCDYYPIYKFITRRWAAKQRKVSALVNQVFELQEKFSYCRPAIVTRNDIKFAFKLAREAIVTQLTKRAELSSSSNLYETCVICFEDANINQIFTVDDCLHRYCFSCMKQHVEVKLLHGMLPKCPHEGCGTELKIGSCSKFLTQRLTEIMYHRIMEASIPITEKIYCPYPKCSALMSKTEVLEYSKNALVGAEKSGNRKCIKCNSNFCINCKVPWHDNMGCLEYKKRNPYPQPEEVKLKNLAATNMWRQCVKCNHMIELAAGCYHMTCRCGYEFCYTCGAEWRNKEATCHCPLWVEENILDEDFSDEEEEEDDEDDDDDDDEEYDESDSDYYW from the exons ATGGAGTCGGCGGACTTTGAGGCGGACCCTAACTTTCGATCCATCGCCGCTGCCCAGCGCATTGAACTGATGGAGGCCAAAGCCCTGGATTCCGACCTGGATTTTGCCTTCAACCTCCAACTTCAGGAGGCCATCTCCGCCTCTCTTTCCCTGCAAAACCAACCATCCACCTCCACCACTGCCGGACCCCCTGACCAATTGAATCCTCCGAAGTCGAGAGACGACTTTACGAACTTCACTGACCTCCAGTCCGAGGAACTCCTCAAACTCGATCAGGAATTAAAGGACTTTGCTATCTCGGAAACAGAGTTTTCTAGACTGAAGACTGATCTCCACCGTCGGATGCACGATCACAAAATGGCACTTCAAATCTCGAAAATGTCCGATGACGAGTGGGAGGACTGGGGCGATGATTTCGAAGTTCCTTTCGGAGAAGGCAGCTCCAAGGGAGCCAATGCCGAGATTTTTAGGATTTACACGAAGGGTTTGGCGGAGAGGCAACTTCCGAAGGGGAATGTTCTTGGAGGGATTGGCGTTGCAATATGTGATTCAAAGGATGAACTGCTGTTTGAGCTGCGAAAACCCTTAGTGGGCAATGTGATGAGCCGGCAGTTTGCCGAACTTAGGGCACTAATCGAGGGTCTGAATGCTGCGATAGAATTGGAACTCCATAGGGTCGTCTTTTTCTGTGATTACTATCCGATATACAAGTTT ATCACACGCCGGTGGGCAGCGAAACAGAGAAAAGTTTCGGCATTAGTCAATCAAGTCTTCGAACTTCAAGAAAAATTTTCTTACTGCAGGCCAGCTATTGTGACTCGAAATGATATCAAGTTTGCATTTAAACTTGCAAGAGAAGCTATAGTTACTCAGTTGACGAAACGTGCAGAATTGAGTAGTTCTAGTAACTTGTATGAGACATGTGTAATTTGTTTCGAAGATGCAAATATTAACCAGATCTTCACCGTCGATGACTGCTTGCACCGATATTGCTTTTCTTGCATGAAACAGCATGTGGAAGTGAAGTTACTACATGGGATGTTACCTAAATGTCCGCATGAGGGCTGCGggactgaactgaaaatcggcAGTTGTAGCAAATTCTTGACACAGAGGCTGACGGAAATTATGTATCATCGCATAATGGAGGCTTCAATTCCCATCACAGAGAAAATCTATTGCCCTTACCCAAAATGTTCGGCTTTAATGTCTAAAACGGAGGTTTTAGAATATTCCAAGAATGCCTTAGTGGGAGCAGAAAAATCTGGAAACCGGAAGTGCATAAAATGCAACAGTAACTTTTGCATCAATTGCAAGGTGCCATGGCACGATAACATGGGTTGTTTGGAATACAAGAAGAGAAATCCTTATCCCCAGCCAGAAGAAGTGAAGTTGAAGAATTTGGCCGCAACAAATATGTGGCGTCAGTGTGTCAAGTGCAACCATATGATTGAACTTGCTGCTGGGTGCTACCACATGACTTGCAG ATGTGGCTATGAATTTTGCTATACTTGTGGAGCGGAGTGGAGAAACAAGGAAGCAACTTGTCACTGTCCACTTTGGGTTGAAGAAAACATTTTAGATGAAGACTTTAGCGACGAAGAGGAGGAAGAAGATGATGAGGACGACGACGACGACGATGATGAAGAGTACGACGAGTCGGATTCTGACTACTACTGGTAA
- the LOC140839956 gene encoding shewanella-like protein phosphatase 2: MKTTDPPNGASAIDCGLIPSLLSSFVDTFIDFSVSGGLFLPPDPLNNTGNPLQTVFPQPSRLIAIGDLHGDLIKSKQALRLAGLIDPGDRWSGGSATVVQVGDIFDRGGDEIKLLYFFEKLKREAAKTGGLVITMNGNHEIMNVDGDFRYVTREGLEEFKNWAMWQCVGNVMKKMCSGVDENFVIKDLFDGIPCEFRNIKPELLTGVRARVAAMRPNGLIANRFLSKNQTVVVVGDSVFAHGGLLQKHVSYGLERVNKDVRDWIRGTKEKVANQLVRGRNSIVWLRNFSNELAKDCDCSMLEHVLETIPGAKRMIMGHTIQSGGINAICGNRAIRIDVGMSWGCGNGLPEVLEIIENSEVRILTSNPLYLKGYGASLPPNEKDGIGSLIPEQRVRQIEVNA, encoded by the coding sequence ATGAAAACTACGGACCCTCCAAACGGCGCCTCCGCCATCGACTGCGGCCTTATACCTTCCCTCCTCTCCTCCTTCGTCGACACTTTCATCGATTTCTCCGTCAGCGGCGGCCTTTTCTTGCCTCCAGACCCATTGAACAACACCGGTAACCCCCTGCAAACTGTATTTCCTCAGCCTAGCCGCCTCATTGCAATCGGGGATCTCCACGGAGACCTTATCAAGTCCAAGCAGGCCTTAAGGCTCGCGGGTTTGATCGACCCAGGTGATCGTTGGTCTGGCGGGTCGGCTACTGTGGTACAGGTGGGTGATATTTTTGATCGCGGGGGGGATGAGATTAAGTTGTTGTATTTCTTTGAGAAATTGAAGAGAGAGGCTGCGAAAACAGGTGGTCTTGTTATTACTATGAATGGGAATCATGAGATTATGAATGTTGATGGGGACTTTCGCTATGTGACTCGTGAGGGGCTCGAGGAGTTTAAGAATTGGGCAATGTGGCAATGTGTAGGGAATGTTATGAAGAAAATGTGTAGTGGGGTGGATGAAAATTTTGTGATTAAGGATTTGTTTGATGGGATTCCTTGTGAATTCCGAAACATTAAGCCCGAGTTGCTGACCGGTGTTAGAGCCCGAGTTGCTGCTATGAGGCCAAATGGGTTGATAGCAAATAGATTCTTGTCCAAGAACCAGACAGTTGTTGTAGTTGGGGACTCAGTTTTTGCTCATGGAGGGTTGTTGCAGAAACATGTATCATACGGATTAGAGCGTGTGAACAAAGACGTAAGGGATTGGATTCGGGGGACGAAGGAGAAGGTGGCAAATCAATTAGTGagggggaggaattctattgtTTGGTTAAGGAATTTTTCGAACGAATTGGCGAAAGATTGTGATTGTTCAATGCTTGAGCATGTACTCGAGACAATTCCTGGAGCGAAGAGAATGATTATGGGACATACGATTCAAAGTGGTGGTATTAATGCAATTTGTGGTAACCGAGCAATAAGGATAGATGTAGGAATGTCGTGGGGGTGTGGGAATGGATTACCAGAGGTTTTGGAGATAATTGAAAACTCGGAGGTTCGCATTTTGACTTCCAATCCTTTGTATCTGAAAGGGTATGGAGCTTCTCTGCCTCCCAATGAGAAAGATGGCATTGGTTCATTGATCCCAGAACAAAGAGTGAGGCAAATTGAGGTGAATGCTTGA
- the LOC140839957 gene encoding V-type proton ATPase subunit a1 produces MEYIDNLSTMDLMRSEKMTYVQLIIPVESAHRAVSYLGQLGLLQFRDLNDDKSPFQRTFVNQVKRCAEMSRKLRFFKDQIHKAGLLPSPHPASQPDIELEELEIQLAEHEHELIEMNSNTEKLQQTYNELLEFRMVLQKSGDFLISSGNQVDAQDTELDENVHRKTSYADTESLLEQDSRPGPSNQSGVRFISGIISKSKVMRFERMIFRTTRGNMLFNQAPADDQIVDPSSNETVEKTIFVVFFSGEQARTKILKICEAFGANCFPVPEDTTKRRQITREVLSRLSELETTLEASLRHQHKALTSVGFHITKWLNLVRREKSVYDTLNMLNFDVTKKCLVGEGWCPIFAKPKVQEALQRATFDSNSQVGIIFHVMDSVELPPTYFRTNQFTNAYQEIVDAYGIAKYQEANPAVYTIITFPFLFAVMFGDWGHGICLLFGALFLKAREKKLSSQKLGSFMEMLFGGRYVLLLMSLFSIYCGVIYNEFFSVPFHIFGHSAYGCRDTTCSDASSVGLVKYRGTYPFGVDPSWRGSRSELPFLNSLKMKMSILFGVAQMNLGIILSYFNARYFSSSLDIKYQFVPQVIFLNSLFGYLSLLIIIKWCTGSQADLYHVMIYMFLSPFEDLGENQLFWGQGVLQVILLLLALIAVPWMLFPKPFILRRLHTERFQGRTYGILGTSDMHTDEEPESARQPLHEEFNFSEVFVHQMIHAIEFVLGAVSNTASYLRLWALSLAHSELSTVFYEKVLLLAWGYENILIRMVGLAVFAFATAFILLMMETLSAFLHALRLHWVEFQNKFYSGDGYKFRPFSFAALGDDDD; encoded by the exons ATGGAGTACATAGACAATTTGTCAACCATGGATCTGATGCGGTCGGAGAAAATGACGTACGTGCAACTCATTATTCCCGTTGAGTCGGCGCATCGGGCTGTCTCTTATCTCGGCCAACTCGGTCTCCTCCAATTCCGAGAT TTAAATGATGATAAAAGCCCCTTCCAGAGAACATTCGTGAATCAG GTTAAAAGATGCGCTGAGATGTCCCGTAAGTTGCGTTTTTTCAAAGATCAGATTCATAAAGCTGGTTTGTTGCCATCTCCTCATCCAGCTTCCCAACCTGATATTGAGTTAGAAGAACTAGAG ATTCAACTTGCAGAGCATGAGCATGAGTTAATTGAGATGAATTCAAATACAGAGAAACTTCAGCAGACATACAATGAGCTGCTTGAGTTCAGGATGGTATTGCAGAAG TCTGGAGACTTCCTTATCTCAAGTGGAAATCAGGTTGATGCCCAAGACACAGAGTTAGATGAAAATGTCCATAGAAAAACTAGTTATGCAGATACAGAATCACTGCTTGAGCAG GATTCACGACCAGGACCATCAAATCAATCTGGTGTCAGATTTATAAGTGGCATTATCTCTAAATCTAAAGttatgagatttgagaggaTGATATTTCGCACAACAAGGGGCAATATGCTTTTCAATCAGGCACCAGCTGATGACCAAATTGTTGATCCTTCGTCAAATGAGACG GTTGAGAAAACAATCTTTGTTGTATTCTTCTCAGGCGAGCAAGCCAGAACAAAAATCCTGAAAATTTGTGAAGCATTTGGTGCAAATTGCTTCCCAGTTCCAGAAGACACCACCAAACGGAGACAAATAACGCGAGAA GTTTTATCACGCCTATCTGAGTTGGAAACAACTTTGGAGGCCAGTCTGCGTCACCAGCATAAGGCCCTTACTTCTGTTGGGTTTCACATTACAAAGTGGTTAAACTTG GTTAGACGGGAAAAGTCTGTGTATGACACATTAAATATGCTGAATTTTGATGTCACGAAGAAGTGTCTGGTTGGGGAGGGTTGGTGTCCAATATTTGCAAAACCAAAG GTTCAGGAAGCTCTGCAACGTGCAACATTTGACAGTAATTCCCAAGTTGGTATAATATTTCATGTAATGGATTCCGTTGAGTTGCCTCCGACATACTTTAGGACCAATCAATTCACAAATGCATACCAAGAAATTGTTGATGCGTATGG GATTGCTAAATATCAGGAGGCAAACCCTGCAGTTTATACCATTATTACATTTCCATTTCTTTTTGCTGTCATGTTTGGAGATTGGGGTCATGGTATTTGTTTACTTTTTGGAGCATTGTTCCTCAAAGCTCGTGAGAAGAAGCTTAGTTCTCAG AAACTTGGCAGCTTCATGGAGATGCTCTTTGGTGGCCGATATGTTCTTCTTTTGATGTCTCTCTTTTCAATTTACTGTGGTGTGATATACAATGAATTCTTTTCCGTTCCATTTCACATATTTGGCCACTCTGCATATGGATGCCGAGATACTACTTGCAG CGATGCTTCTTCAGTTGGTTTAGTAAAATATCGAGGTACATATCCATTTGGTGTGGATCCAAGTTGGCGTGGAAGTCGTTCTGAGCTGCCTTTCTTGAATTCTCTCAAGATGAAAATGTCGATTTTGTTTGGTGTGGCACAGATGAATCTTGGAATTATTCTAAGTTATTTCAATGCGCGCTACTTTTCCAGCTCCCTCGATATTAA gtatcagtttgtaccacaaGTGATCTTCCTTAACAGCCTTTTTGGCTATCTTTCTCTTCTCATCATAATCAAATGGTGTACTGGTTCTCAAGCGGACCTTTACCACGTAATGATATATATGTTCTTAAGTCCTTTTGAAGATTTGGGAGAAAATCAGCTATTCTGGGGTCAGGGGGTACTTCAG GTCATATTGCTGCTTTTAGCCCTTATTGCTGTGCCATGGATGCTCTTTCCCAAACCTTTTATTTTAAGGAGGCTTCATACTGAG AGGTTTCAAGGTCGGACATATGGTATTCTTGGAACCTCTGACATGCATACTGATGAAGAACCTGAGTCTGCAAGGCAACCACTCCATGAGGAGTTCAACTTTAGTGAGGTCTTTGTGCACCAAATGATACATGCTATTGAGTTTGTGCTTGGTGCGGTTTCTAATACCGCGTCATATCTCCGGCTATGGGCACTGAG TTTGGCCCATTCAGAATTGTCAACTGTTTTCTACGAGAAGGTTTTGCTTCTTGCTTGGGG GTACGAGAATATTCTCATTCGTATGGTGGGCCTAGCAGTTTTTGCATTCGCGACCGCTTTTATACTACTCATGATGGAGACTCTTAGTGCTTTCCTCCATGCTTTGCGTCTACACTGGGTGGAATTTCAAAACAAGTTCTACAGTGGTGATGGCTACAAATTTAGGCCCTTTTCTTTTGCTGCATTAGGTGATGATGATGATTAG